AGGCGATAATGTTTCCAAAGAAAAATCATTCATTGACATTTATTTTTTTCTTTCTGCTGTCAGGGATTTTCTGTTTTCTTCTATCTCAAGCAGCATTAGCTGAAAAAAGTGAACTTGAATCACTACTTCCTTCAGCAATGCTCAAAAAAGGATTCACTTCTCCGTATGAATATGCTGTTTATGATGATACAGATTTATTTGAATACATCGATGGAGGAGCGCCATTCTATATTGAAAGAGGTTTTGAAGAATTGATTTCCAATGAATATAAAAAAGGAGATGATTCTTTTATTGTAGATATTTACAAGATGGAAAGTGTTGAAAGCGCGGCAAAACTTTTCAAAGATATAAAGAAAAAAAATTCTAAGAAAACGGACTTTGGAGAAGACGGACAATTAGGAAGCAATCAAGCAGAATTTTATAGAAGCAAATATTTCGTTCGCATTACAGCATTCAAGACTGATGAAAAAACAATTGCCCTTGTAAAGGAATTCGCAAAAGCTGTAGATGAAAATATTTTAAAGTTGAGCCGAGGAAAATGAAATGAATAGAAAAAAATCAAGGAGGCGTTTCTTAAAGCAAACAGCAATCGGCACTCTAGGAGTTTCGCTGTTTCCATCTATTTCCAAGAATCTTTTCTCAGAAGAAAAAAAGAAACCTATCTATTCAATAAGAAAAGGATGTGGAAATTTTTTCTTTAAAAATGGGAAACCACTGCTTTTAGATATCGCAGGAAAAGACAAATTCAAACGCCTTGAAGCCGGAATATCAAAGCTCGAAGGCTTTTCAAATCTCATCAAAGGAAGAAAAATCACCTTGAAACCAAACACCGTTGCGCCAAATCCCTATCCTGTCTGCACTGATCCCAAATTTATCAATCATCTTTGCAAAATCTTGAAGGATTTTTCACCTTCTGAAATATCCATTTATGATTCATCAGGACGAACTGCTGCAAAATTTTCCGCAATGGGTTTTGAAGAGATTTCAAAAAAATTCGGAGTAAAGCTCGTCCCCGACAAACCGGGAAACCAAAAATTGTTTCTTCCTGTAAAAAGAAAAGAATGGAAGGTAATGTCTGTTATAGAAATTTCAAAACATCTCTATGAAAGCGAAGTCATAATAAATCTGCCAACAATTAAAAGGCATGGGGAAGCGGCTTTTAGCTCAGCTATGAAAAACCATTTCGGTTCAGTTTATGGTCCCAATAGATGGGACAACCATGCAAGACTGCGCGATAAGAAAAATCCGGCAATAGTTCATAAAGAATTTCGCATTCCCTTCAGGCTTCTTGCAGCCGAATTTTCTGATGTTGTAAGGTGCGAGCTTAATATAGTAGATGCAGAGGATTTGCTTATAAAGAGTGGCCCACTACTTGCAGGTGCTGAAATCAAGAAGGGAGTGGGACGTCTTCTCATATCAGGAGATATTTCAGGATGCGATCTTGTTGCTTCAAAAATAATGGCTGAAAATGACGACACATACAGCGAAGAGATGTGGAAGCCCGTCATCGATTATGCAAAAGAGCTTGGATTGGGTGAAAACAATATTGACTCCATAAATATTGAAAAAGTTATACTTTAACAAACATTACTATGTAATTACTCGTTTCTACATATTATTCATTCTCGACTCATACCTAGAATCTTAATGATAATACTGTCAAAATAAACAATAATTTTTTGAAAAAAATTTTTCCTACTGAAAAAAATTTTGCATATCATTAGCGAAATCGTTCCCTTACTATCTCTGATATTGCCTTGAATTTCAAACAGATTACTACACATCTAAAAACTGGCACAGATATTGCATAAGCCCTAACTAGCCAATTAGAAGAGTGATTCTCTTTCTATTACCTTTAATCTGGGAGGGGGAACGATGAAGATGATGAAATCGGTTTTTGTCGGTAGAGCAGTTGTCGTTATTCTTTTTTTGTTTTTTATTTCGGGAACGGGATTTCAACTTCAGGCAAAAGCTGCCGGAGGCGCCTGTAAAAAAATAACAAAAGCTATAAAAAAATACAATCAGTTCAAGGCGAAAAGCGAATATTGGGAAGAGGTAGCAAACTGCAACAACATTTCAAATCCCAAAACCAAAAAAGCATGTTTAAAAAAAGCAAAAAGGCATTTGAAAGATGGAATTGAAGAAAGCAGTGATATCTTTGATGCACAGCTTGATGTTTGCGGTGATTTAGGGAAAG
The DNA window shown above is from Candidatus Schekmanbacteria bacterium and carries:
- a CDS encoding DUF362 domain-containing protein; protein product: MNRKKSRRRFLKQTAIGTLGVSLFPSISKNLFSEEKKKPIYSIRKGCGNFFFKNGKPLLLDIAGKDKFKRLEAGISKLEGFSNLIKGRKITLKPNTVAPNPYPVCTDPKFINHLCKILKDFSPSEISIYDSSGRTAAKFSAMGFEEISKKFGVKLVPDKPGNQKLFLPVKRKEWKVMSVIEISKHLYESEVIINLPTIKRHGEAAFSSAMKNHFGSVYGPNRWDNHARLRDKKNPAIVHKEFRIPFRLLAAEFSDVVRCELNIVDAEDLLIKSGPLLAGAEIKKGVGRLLISGDISGCDLVASKIMAENDDTYSEEMWKPVIDYAKELGLGENNIDSINIEKVIL